CGAGATCGACTACACGCTGACGTTGCTGGATCGGGTCAGCGATTTCGAGATCGAAAGGGAGTGACGGCTCAGTCCGTTGCCGCTCTTTTCACTGACATGTCGGAGATATTCATGAAGATCGCAGTTCTGCCCGGCGACGGCGTTGGGCCCGAAGTCACACGCCAAGGCGTCAAGGTCCTCCATGCCGTCGCGGAGCGCTATGGCCTCGCCGTCGAACTGAGAGAGGCGCTGATCGGGGGCTGCGCTTATGAAGCGCACGGTCATCCGCTGCCGGCGGAGACGCTCACACTTGCGCGGGAAGCCGACGCCATCCTGTTCGGCGCCGAGGGCGGCTTCCAGTACGAGACGTTGCCTCGCGGCTTGCGTCCTGGCGACGCTTTGCTGACGCTGCGGCGCGAACTCGATCTCTTCGCCAATTTCCGCCCAGTCGTTACCTGGCCAGAACTTGCCGATGCCACGACATTGAAGCCGGAGGTCGTCGAGGGCGTGGATCTGACGATCCTGCGCGAGTTGACAAGCGATCTCTATTTTGGTGAGCCGCGCGGTATCGATGTCCTGGCCGACGGATCCCGCCGGGGCGTGAACACCATGAGCTATACGGAAGCCGAGATCCGCCGAATCGCTCATGCGGGTTTTCGTGCGGCGCGAGCTCGGCGTGGAAAGCTTTGCTCGGTGGACAAGGCCAATGTGCTCGAGACAATGGAGCTGTGGCGGGAAATCGTGACCGAGGTGGGTAGCGAGTATCCGGACGTCCAACTCAGCCATCTCTACGTCGATGCAGCGGCGATGATGCTGGTGCGAGCTCCCAAAACGTTCGATGTCATCGTTACAGCCAACCTGTTTGGTGACATTCTCTCCGATGAGGCGTCGATGCTGGTCGGGTCTATCGGTATGCTGCCCTCGGCCTCTCTCAACGCGTCCGGCAAGGGCTTGTTCGAGCCCGTACACGGCTGCGCTCCTGACATCGCTGGTAAGGACATCGCGAACCCGCTGGCGACCATCCTCTCGGTTGCGATGATGTTGAGGCTGAGCTTTGGCCACGAGAGTGCAGCTGCCACCGTAGAGGGCGCAGTACGGAAGACCTTGGCGGAGGGCTACCGCACATTCGACATTGCCGCGCCCGGCGAAGCAGCAATCGGTACGGAGGAGATGGGTGACAGGGTGCTGCGCGCCTTTTCCGTTGGTTCGTAGTTGACCCTGACTTCGCCTTGTTAAAGGCGAGGGCAAGGGCTGGCTCGGTAACCATCTGCTGGTCTTCCGTTAGACGGGTTGCACGACCGCTGAGTTGAGACACGAGGGAATTTTGCTGCGTTTTTTCTCCGCTGCGGAGGTCGAGGCCGGTCTCGATTATCCGCGACTGATCGATGTGTTGTCCGAAGCCTTTCGGCGAGACGGCGAGACGATGCCGGTGCGCCAAAGCTATGAGGTCGGAGCGTCCGGCGCTCCCGGCCATCTGCTTCTGATGCCGGCCTGGCAGCGCGGACAGGCGCTGGGGGTAAAATTCGTGACGGTCTTTCCCGAGAATGCTTCGCGTGGCCTCGGTGCGGTGTCCTCTCTCTATGTCCTGCTCGATGGCACGACGGGTCAGCCGCGCGCGATGATAGACGGCGAGGCGTTGACCAATCGGCGTACGGCGGCTGCATCCGCGCTCGCATCGCGACATCTCTCTCGCGAGGACGCCCATACGCTGCTGGTTGTTGGGACGGGCCGCATTGCGGCGTGCCTGCCGGCTGCGCATCGGGTCGTGCGGCCGATCAAACGGGTGCTTGTCTGGGGCCGAAATCCAGAGCGAGCGCTGACACTTGCAGGAGTATTCTCCCGGCAAGGATTCGAGGCGCAAGCGGTCGCCGATCTGCCGGAGGCGGTGGCCCAGGCGGATATCGTCAGTTGTGCCACGACGTCGACCCAGCCGCTGGTTATGGGCCAACATCTGAGGACCGGAACCCATCTCGACCTCGTCGGTTCATTCACGCCAAGGATGCGCGAGAGTGATGATGAGGCCGTCTGCCGCAGCCGCGTTTTTGTCGACACCTACGGAGGAGCGCTGGCCGAGGCTGGCGATCTCCTCCAGCCGATGTCGGCCGGCCGCTGGCAAGCTCATGAGGTCTGTGGCGACCTTCATGAGTTAACTCGTGGAGCGCGGCCGGGCCGTATCGACAAGGACGAGATTACGCTCTTCAAGTCGGTCGGGGCGGCGATCGAAGATCTTGCAGCGGCATCGCTGCTCGTTGGTAGCCCTCTTGGTGAGAGTTTCGGTCAACACAATACGTTTGGCGTTTCGCACAATAAGACCACCATTTAGCCCGTCGCTACGTCAACTGCATCAATCGGAGCCATGAAGAGTGGAAACACTTCAGAGGACGGGAGTGGGCAGCGGGCGCCCAGCGAAATGCGCGGCAAGATTGTCTTGCATCAACTGGCCCATGGCCTTGCGGGTCTCGACGGTCCCGGAGGCGTGATGAGGTTGCAGGAGGACGTTAGGTAGGCTGAGGAACTTTGGATTTAGCTTCGGCTCACCGTCGAAGACATCAAGCGCCGCCGCCCCGAGCTTGCCATTGGCAAGAGCCTCTATGAGCGCCTCCTCGTCGATATTGGAGGCACGCGAGACGTTGACGACGAGCCCGTCGGGCCCAAGCGCTTCGAGAACCGTACGTCCCACGATGTGCCGCGCTGCCGCTGTGGCAGCGAGCGTGACGAACAAGACGTCTGAACGCTCAGCGAGCGCGACGGGATCGGGAACGAAGGTCCAATCCTTGCCGTAGGACTTCGGTTCGATGTCGGTATAAGCGATGTCCATGTCGAAGCCGGTGAGCCGTCGCGCCACTTCAAACCCGATGCGGCCGAGTCCGAGGACGCCGGCGCGCTTGCCCCAGGCCCGCGTCCTCAGAGGATAGAGCCCCTTGGTCGCCCATGAACCGTCGCGCACCCAGCGTTCGGCGCCGTTCACACCTCGCCATTGTGCCAGCATCATTGCAATCGCAAGATCAGCCACATCCTTCGTCAGCACGTCGGGGGTGTTGGTCACGCGGATGCTGCGAGCTCGGCAGCTGTCAAGATGCACTGCATCGAAGCCCACGCCGTAGACTGAAATGATCTCGAGATTCGGACAGGCCGCGATCAGCTCGGCGCTCGCGCCGAGTTCGCCGCGCGTGGCGATGGCCCGCACGCGCGCTCCGACCTCGGCGAGGAGGGCAGACTTGTCACTGGTCTCGAAATAGCGGCGCATGACGTAAGCTGCGTCGAGAGGGACCTGATCCCACTCCGGATAGGGGCCCATCTGCAGGACTTCAGGCTTCGACATGAGGGTGTCCGCTCTTCTCGGTCATGGTCTTGACAGGTTATGTTATCGATAACATACTCAAACACAGGGTGGTTTGTCGAGATGCAAAAAGAAGAGGAAATGGGGTGGCGCTCAACTTGTTCGATCTGACAGGGCGCCGCGCCCTGGTGACCGGATCTTCTCAAGGCATTGGCCTCGCGCTCGCGCGCGGCCTCTCCGAGGCCGGCGCGGAGGTCGTGCTCAACGGCCGCGACGAGGCCAAGCTCGCGGCCGCCGCCAGTACCGTTGCGGGATCGCGAACACTCGCCTTCGATGTGGCCGACCACGCCGCGTCGCGTACAGCCGTCGACCGCTTCGAGGCCGAGATCGGGCCCATCGACATTCTCGTCAACAACGCGGGTATGCAGCACCGCGCGCCGCTCGAGGATTTTCCTGCGGACGCGTTCCAGCGCCTACTGCAAACCAACATCGCCTCGGTCTTCAATGTCGGCCAAGCCTGCGCGCGCCACATGATCGGGCGGCGCGCCGGCAAGATCATCAACATCGCCTCGGTCCAGACGGCGCTCGCGCGCCCGTCCATCGCTCCCTACACGGCGACAAAGGGGGCGGTCGGAAACCTGACCAAGGGCATGGCGACGGACTGGGCGAAACACGGGCTGCAGGTCAACGCGATCGCGCCCGGCTATTTCGATACGCCACTCAATGCCGCACTCGTCTCGGATCCTGCTTTTTCGGCTTGGCTCGAAAAGCGTACGCCGGCGGGCCGTTGGGGCAAAGTGGAAGAACTGATCGGCGCCTGTATTTTCCTTGCTTCGGCCGCTTCTTCCTTCGTCAACGGACACGTGCTCTATGTCGACGGCGGCATCACGGCCTCGCTCTGAGGCGCTGCGCACAGCCTGGCCCTGTGTTGTTGGCCAGCTGAAAATGGGGGCGCTCACCGTAGAGATCGGACAGGCCCCCGAGACGGTTGTCAAAACTACCTACCGGGCCACCGCGGAGATGTCGAAATGTCCCGTTCAGTCGCATTGATCGGCGCCGGCGCCATGGGCGGCGCGATTGGAACTCGACTTGCTGAAACCAATACCCGCCTCCTGGTGTTCGATCTCGATCCCGCAAAGGTCGCTGTCCTCGTCGAAAAAGGGGCGACTGCGGCCACCTCCGCTGCGAGCGCAGCGGCTGACGCCGACGCAGTGATCCTCAGCCTCAACTCGCTGAGGATCGTGCGAGCCGCCATCTTCGGACCGGCGGGCGTGGCTGAGGGAGCGCGGAAAGGCACGCTCATCATCGACATGTCTTCGATCGATCCGGAGGCGACGCGCGCGCTGGCCGCAGACGCGGCCGCAGCGGGTCTGCGCTGGGTTGACTGTCCCCTGTCAGGTGGCGCGCCGAAGGCGTTGAGCGGTCAGTTGACCTGCATGGCCGGTGGAGAACCCGCCGACGTTGAAGAGGCAGGGGCAGTGCTGGCCGAGGTCGCGTCGAATTTCACCCATATGGGTCCGAGCGGCGCAGGCCAAACCACGAAACTGATCAATCAGGTCCTCTGCGGTCTCAATTTCCTCGCCGTCGCTGAGGCGACCGCGCTGGCCGAGGCCGCCGGCGTCGATGCTGCCAAAATTCCCGAAGCGTTGCGCGGCGGGCGGGCCGACAGCGCTATCTTGCAGGAATACATGCCGCGCTTCGCCTCGCGCGACTATCGCCCGACCGGCCGCATCGACAATATGGTCAAGGATCTGAACGGTGCGCAGGATCTTGCCCGGCAGACGGGCATCGCCATGCCGATGACCGTTGTCTGCGCCGAGATCCATCGCCTTCTGACCGCGGTGGGGTGTGGTGCGATGGATCAGGCCGCGCTCATGGAATTCTGGTCGCGGCGAACGCCGTCACCGTGATGAGCGGCGCGGACCCACGGCCTTACGCAAGCCCGTGGGCGTTGACGAAGATCGCGTAGAGCGAAGTCTGCGCGGTAATATAGAGTCTGTTCCGTTTCGACCCGCCGAAGGTCAGGTTGGAGACGATTTCCGGCACCGGAATACGTCCGATTAGCGTGCCATCCGGCGCGTAGATGGCAATTGCATCCGCTGTCGACGTCCAGATATTACCGTTCCGATCGAGGCGGAAGCCGTCGAAGAAGCCGGCCGGCGAGGTCGCGAAGACGCGGCCATCACCGACTGTGGCCCCAGTCGGCGCGACATCATAGACGCGTATTACGGCCGGCACGTCCGGCACGTGGGTAGCACCCGTTTCGGCCACATAGAGCAACCGCTCGTCAGGCGAGAAGGCGAGACCATTTGGCCTCACCATGTCGGTCACGACCGCCGACAGCGCGCCGGTCGTCGGATCGAAGCGATAGACGTTGCTCGCGCCGATCTCGCTCGCTCCAGCATGCCCCTCATACTCGCTGTCGATGCCGTAGGTCGGGTCGGAGAACCAGATCGTTCCGTCCGACTTGACCACGACATCATTCGGGGAATTGAAGCGGCGCCCTTCGAAGCGGTCGACCAGTCCCACCCATCGGCCATCGGGCTCCAGCCGCGAGATGCGGCGGCCACCATGCTCACAGGCGATCACACGGCCGAGGGCGTCGCGGGTATGGCCGTTGTGATAGCCACAGGGGCTTTCGAACACCGAGACCGAGCCGTCGGTTTCGTCGAAGCGCAACACGCGATCGTTGGGAATGTCGGACCACAGAAGCGACTTGGCCGCTGGCAGATAGACCGGGCCCTCGGCCCAGCGGCTGCCGGTCCAGAGCCTGTCGAGTTTGGCGTGTCCGATGATCAGCGCCTGGAAGCGGCGGTCGAGGATTTCGTAGGTGCTCACGGCGTCAACGTCTCCAGCGTCGCATCGCTGACTTCAGTCAGTCGGCAGAGGAAAGTCGTCGGCCTTGAAGACCGTGTGGAAGATGGAGCCGTCGAACATTTCGAGCAGGCTCTTGGTCACCTCACGGCTCTCAAGGCGAACCGGCGAGGCGAGCGCTTCCTCGATCGCCTCGCGGGAAGGGTAGCGGATCGCCAGTACCATCTCGTAGTGCTGGGCATCGCTATCGCTCTCGTCCTGGCGCAACACGCGAACCTCTTCTGCGCCCGGAAAGCGCGTCCACAGCGGCACAAGGTTTTCGCGGACATAGGCGGTGAATTCGGCTTCGCGCCCGGGCTTTACGCGGCCACTGAAAAAAGCACAACGGATATACATTGGCACTCGCTCGTCTGTCTGGTGGAAGTGATGCAAATTCGGCGGCCAGCTTGCGGCCGACCGCCGAGAGAGCACGGTCATGTGCTCGGGGAGGGAAGTAAGACCTACTCGAACCCCCAGGCCTTCTTGTAGGCGTTACGGTAGCCATTGCCCGGGTCGAACGTATTGGCCGGGCCGCCGTCGAATTCGACGTTGGTCTTGGTCACCACATGCAGCGGCGAGACATAGCCCGACCATTTCTCGCCGGCCATGGCGCGGTTCAATTCGTCGACGAGCTGCCATCCCTGCAGGTTCAGGGGCTCGGCCACGGTGACGGCCTGGTAGGCGCCGGAACGGATGCGCTGATAGGCACTTTCGGAGCCATCGCCCGCGGCCACGTTGACCGGCGCGCCGGTGCCCTTGATGCCAGCCGCAGCGAGCGAGGGGGCCATGAAATCGTAGTAGAGGTCGTTGATGGCAAGCGAATGTGTCCAGGCGGCACCGTGCTTTTGCAGGAGTGAGGTGGTCAGCTGCGGCATGCGCGTCGAGGTTTCGGCGATCGGCGTATCGACCCATTCGAGAACCTTGCCACCGAGCGCTTCGATGACTTCCTTCATCTTCTTGGCCTTGGCAATCGCGATCTCGTAGGTCGAGTCGGTGAAGATGATCACGCCCGGCTTGCCATTGGCGTCGACGAAGCTCCAGTTGGCCGCGGCGGTGGAGACGGCCATGGGGTCGGTCGTCACATTGGCGAAGACACCGGCTTCGGGCACTGGGCCGATGACGGGAGCGGCGTGCCAGGAGACCATCGGGATTTTCGCGGCCTTGGCCGCTTCCATGCCGGGCTTCTGCTCGATCGCGTCGAAGCCGCAGATCACGAGGCCGTCGGGCTTCAGCGTCATGGCCTGGCCGAAAGCGGCGGTACGGCCGGAGACCGATCCGGCGCCATCAAGCGTGCGCACGGTCCAACCGGCGGCCTTGGCAGCTTCCTCGATGCCCCTGGTGACACCGAGCACGCCGCCGTTCTTCATATCGGAGGCGAGCACGACGATGGTCTTGCCCTTGGCAATCTTCGGACCGGAGGTCGGGCCATCCCACTTGTCAACTTTGGAGGCATATTTGTCGACGAATGCTTTCGCATCCGCGAGCGGGTCGGCGTGGGCCGAAGCAAGACCGAATGCGAGCCCGGCGACGACGGCGCCGGTTCGGATGATCGAATGCAACATAGAGCGTTCTCCTTGGTGTGATTGTCGTTCCGGTTTTGCGCCGGACGTTTCGTTGTTGTCGGCTCTCGCCGATCACGAAATTCATCGATCGTCGTGCTTCAGGCCTTGCGATCAGGTGCTCCGGCCGGCAGCTTGGCAACCGCACCGCGCTTTCTCTGCGCGTAGCCGGCCATGCCGATCGCGGCGAGCAGCGTAAGGCCGTTGAAAAGCGGCTCGACCCAGAAGGACCCGCCGAACTGCTGGATGCCGGCGATACCGACTGCGAGCACCGCAACGCCGATGATGGTGCCCCAGACGTTGACGCGGCCGGGCTTGATCGTGGTCGAACCGAGAAACGCGCCGACGAGAGCGGGCAGGAGATATTCAAGGCCGACGCTCGCCTGGCCGATGCGCAGCTTTGAGGCGAGCAGAACGCCAGTGACCGCGGTAAGTATACCGGAGGCCATGAAGGCGCCGACCGTGAAGCGCTGCACGGGAATGCCGTTGAGCGCGGCCGTCTTGGGGTTGGCGCCGATGGCGTAGATGTAGCGGCCAATCGGTAGATATTCGAACATGAGCCACATCGCCACTGCGAGGAGGAGCACATAGAATCCCGTGATCGGCAGACCAAAAACCATCGTGCCGTTGAGGGCGAGGAAACCTTCCGGCAGGACTGCAACGACCTGCCGGCCGCCAGTGTGCCAAAGCGCCAGCGCATAGAGCACCGTGCCGGTGCCGAGGGTGGCGATGAAGCTGTCGATGCGCGCGACCTCGACCAAGAGGCCATTGAGAAGACCGGTGAAGGCGCCGAGGCAGATGACCACGAGGACTGCGACCGGCCAGGGCAGGCCGATGGCGGTTTGCAAGCTGATCACCAGGATGTGCCAGAGCACGATGCCATAGCCGACCGTGAGGTCGATCTTGCCCGCAGCCATGGGGATCATCGCCGCGAGCGACAGCATGGCGATGATCGATTTGTCGGAAATGATCGAGCGCAGGTTGAGGAGCGTCGGAAATGTGTTGGGCAACATGATCGAGAACAGGGCGATCAGCGCGACGGTGATGATCGGCAGGCCGTAGACCGGCAGGAGCCGCGTCACCCTCTGCGGCAGCGAAGCGCCGGCGAGATCGGCGCGCGTCGGCTCCAGTGCGTTCGACTCGATCGAATTCATTCCCATGCGTTCCTCCCGGCGGGCGCCGTTCGTCGGCCCGTGCGATTTGTCCCTTATGCGGCCTCGGACGCCGAGGCGGCGGTGATCAGGGCTTCGGTCGTGAGATCGTCTCCGGCAATCTCGGTAATGATCCGGCCCCGATTGAAGACGAGCGCGCGATGGCAGATGTGCGCGACTTCCTCGAAATCGGTGGAGACGACGACAACAGCGAGCCCCTCGGCTATGGCGCGCGCGATAAGCCGATAGATATCCGCCTTGGCGCCAACATCGACACCGGCGGTCGGGTCCTCGGCCACGAGCAGCTTGCGACCTGTCGCAAGCCAGCGCCCGACAACGACTTTCTGCTGGTTGCCACCTGAAAGCCCCTCGATTGCGAGATGCGGATCGTTTGGCCGCAAGCCCACCAAGGCGCCGAGCCTGATTGCCTCCTCCGCTTCATGCCGGGGCGCGAGCACATCGAACAGGCTGCGCCCGGACGCGCCCGGGTTGAGGAAGACATTCTCGCGGATCGACAGGGACGCGGCGATCGATTCCTCTGTTCGGTCGCGGGCAACGAGACCGATGCCAGCAGCCATTGCCGTCACCGGGCTGGACAGATCCGGCACGGAGCCGTCGATGCGGATCTCGCCGCGATGTGCCACTGCGCCGAACAGGGCGCGCCCTACTTCTTCCTGGCCGGCGCCGCGCAGGCCGACGAGCCCCAGGAGCTCGCCCTCGCGCACGTCGAAATCGACCGGCCCGGACTTCGGGGTGATCAATCTTTTCACCGTGACGCGGGTCGTGCCGGAGTGGCAGGCGGCTTTCTCGAACATGTCGAGCAGCGGCCTGCCGACGATCAGCCGTACCAGATCCTCGGGCGAGGTCTCGCTGATCGCCTTCTCACCGACGAGCTGGCCATCGCGCAGGACGACAACGCGGTCGGCGATGCGGAAGATCTCGTCGAGCCGGTGCGAGACGTAGATCATCCCGACGCCTTGCTGGCGCAAGCGCCGCAGCGCCGCAAACAACCGCTCGACTTCATCCGCAGGCAGGCTCGCCGTCGGCTCGTCGAGCACGAGGAAATCGCATTTGACGACGAGCGCCCGGGCGATGGCGACGAGCGATTTCTCGGTGCGCGACAGGCTTGACACGCGCGTGGTCGGATCGATATCGCAGCCCACCAGGGCGAGAGCCTTGGTCGCGCGTGCCTCGGCGTCGCGCCAGTCTATAAGGCCGAACGGCCGCGTCCGCGGAAAGCCCTGGGCCAGCCCGACATTCTCTGCGACCGTCATCCATTCGACGAGGCCGAGATCCTGATGGATGAAGGCGACCGGCTGGTGATCGGCACGGCCACCCGGGGCATGGTGATAGGGTTCGCCTGCGATCGTCACCGCTCCGGCATCTGGACGATGGATGCCGCCGAGCACCTTGATGAGAGTCGACTTGCCCGCGCCGTTCTCGCCGAGCAAGGCGACGATTTCGCCGCGCTCGACGCCGAAGCTGACGCCTTTGAGTGCGCGAGTGCCACCGAAAGACTTGACGATTCCATCAAAGCGCAACGCACCCGACGCCATCCTTAGGTCCCCTCCGCGATCGCCGGCCGGGGCGCGAACGATTGCGAGGATCCCGCAACCGGCGGCCAAGCTCTTTACGATGGCAAGTTTATTGTTATCGATAACATCGTAGCCGGTTGGTGTGAGCTGTCAAGCCGCACGGCTCACGTGCTTTCGCGTTCAATGACCTGGAAGGGGACGATCAAAGTCTCTGGCCCCGGTGCCCGATTCTTCTGAACGTCGTCGAGGGCGCCAAGCAGGACACGGCCCGCCTCCAGCCCGATATTGCGGCAATCGACGGCGACAGTTGTAATCCTCGGCCAGGAGCAGCGAGAAACTTCGAAGTCGCCGAAACCGGCAACCGCGATCCGGCCGGGTACCGCCCAGCCGCGGCGGTGGCATTCCATGATCGCGCCAAAGGCAGACAGGTCGGATACGCAAACAGCCGCGTCCACATCCGGCCACTGCTCGATCAGGTGGACGATGGCCTCGCCGCCTTGTTCCATCGAGATCGGCGGATTGCCGAACGAGATGGTGCGCCCGGGTGGCAGGCCCAGCTCTTCGACTGCGCGCTTGTAACCGAGCCGGCGGTCGGCGCCGCGGGTGTCGCGCTTGCTCGCACCGCCGATGAAGGCGATGTTGCGGTAGCCCTGATGGTAAAGCCGGTGGACGAGCGCGCGTGAGGCCTCGGCGTTGGAGAAGCCGACGACATGGTCGATCGGATCGGCGGGCAGGTCCCAAGTCTCGACCACAGGAATGCCCGCGGATTGCAGCATGCGGCGCGCCTTCGGCGTGTGCCGGCCGTCGGTGACGATGATCCCGTCGGGCCGGCGCGTCAGCATGGCCCGCACGAGCCGCTCTTCCTTATCCATGTCGTAGTCGGTGTAGCCGAGAAGCATCTGGAGCCCCTGGCTTTCGATTGCCTCGGTGATGCCGCGAGCGGTATCGGAGAAATTGGAGTTGTTGATCGAGGGGATGAGCACAGCCACGAAGCCCGTCCGCTTCGAGGAAAGTGCTCCGGCAGAAAGGTCGAGCACATATCCGAGTTCTTCGACGGCTGCGAGGATCCGGCGCCGCGTCTCCTCGGAGACGGCACCGTCGCTCTTCAGCGCGCGTGAGACGGTCATTGCGGAAACCCCGGCCCGTGCCGCCACCTCCGCCATGGTCGCCGGCCGCTTTAGGCTCTTCCTGATCTGAGTTCGTTTCATCTCAATGCAGTCTCTGCTTGGTGTGCAGTCGGGATCGAAACCGGCAAGCCTTCTCTGCCGACGGATTTCGGTGCTGCCGCTGCGACGGCGACGAGTTTATGGTATCGATATCAATTGCTGCAATGGTGTCGATAGCAGACTGGGGCGAGGGCCTACGAGTAGTCTTGCTTGTCGGAGGTAGATCGTCACTGCTTCATCGCGCAATTGCGGCGCTCCCATTGACCCAGCTAAGAACGAAAGGCTCTTGGGGTTAGCTAGGGTCGCCATGGCCACGAGTCGGCACGCCAGACTCGGCTATTGCTCTGAAGCTCTCGCGCCGGGACCGCTACTTGCCGCGCGGATCCTGCACGCCGTAACTTCCGAAAGCGGCGGCGGTTTCGGCAATTTCGGCCTCGTTCAGCAGCATCGGTCCACCGATTGCCAAGGTGAGATAGTACTGCCGGGCAATGGTCTCGAGTTCGACCGCAAGCCACATCGCCTTGTCGAGAGAGGCTCCCGTGGCGATCATGCCGTGATTGGCGAGCAGGCAGGCCGTACGCCCTTCGAGCGCCTTGAGCGCATGCTCCGACAGTTCCTTGGTGCCGAACCTGGCGTAGCCGGCGACCCTCACGTTCATGCCGCCAAACGCCGCCATCATGTAGTGGCACGCCGGAATTTCCTTGCGCGCGATCGCCAGCACGGTGGAGTAGGTTGCGTGGGTGTGGACGATGCCTCTGACGTCGCGCCGCGCCTTCATGATATCGAGATGAAAGCGCCATTCGGTCGAAGGCTTGAGCGGCCCCTCCCACGATCCGTACTCGCCTTCAATCGGCATCGCTGCGATCATGTCGGGGCTGAGCGAGTCGTACGGCGTTGCCGAGGGCGAGATCAGCATGGTGTTACCATGACGGGCCGAGATGTTTCCGGAGGTGCCTTGGTTCAGTCCCGCGGCGTTCATCCAGCGGCATTTCGCGATGATCGCTTCGCGCAACTGAAGTTCGGTGTCGGTCATGTCACGGCCTCCCCTCAAAGTTCGCCTTGCGCAAACGTCTCCAGCGTTCCTGCATCGGCAGCTATGTCGAGAAACGAAAAGCGATTGCGCATCTCGCGGCAGTGAACGATGGCTTCGCGGTAGAAATCGACGGGCACGCCGAGCTCGGCGGCCGTCGTGGCGCCGCCGGCGGCCGACAGCAGACGCTTGATCTCATCGACAGGGATCGTGAAAGCGGCCAACTCGCGCTTGAGGTCCGGCCACGTCTCCGCGAGCTTGCGGTTGAAGACTGCGGCGCCTTCGCGGTCGAAGGCCTTTTGCTCGAACTCGGCGCGGCACTGCGATGCGACTTCCTCGCCGAAACGGCGAGCCATGCCCGCTACGTCGATACGGGTGGCATCGACGGAAGGCGGCCGATCGCTCGCAAGCATCTGCTGCTGCAGCCTCGCCATACTCAGCGATGCGATGCCCACCTGCTGGCCGTGCAGGCTTCCCGGATGCCGCGCTCCGGCAAAGCAATCGATGTAATGCGAAATCTGGTGTTCACCCATCGAACCATGGTGCGAGACGCCGGTGAATGAGATGCCGAGCCCGCACAAGGTCAACACGCGATAGAGGTACCCCAGGGCCCCGATATCGCCCTTGGGCAGGTTTCCGGCTCTCTTGTTCAGCTCGACTTCGTCGGCGGCCTGAATCGTGTAGGGCTCCTGAAAATACGCCGTCCCCAGCAGCCGGTGCGACATCCACCAGTCGTTCTGTGCAACCGAGCGGGCCAGGCAGTCGGCGAAGCCGGAGGCAGCGAGATAGGAGGGGGCGGCCGCGGATACTTTGAGATCGACGAAAAAGCCG
This region of Bradyrhizobium sp. CCGUVB1N3 genomic DNA includes:
- a CDS encoding antibiotic biosynthesis monooxygenase produces the protein MYIRCAFFSGRVKPGREAEFTAYVRENLVPLWTRFPGAEEVRVLRQDESDSDAQHYEMVLAIRYPSREAIEEALASPVRLESREVTKSLLEMFDGSIFHTVFKADDFPLPTD
- the leuB gene encoding 3-isopropylmalate dehydrogenase; the encoded protein is MFMKIAVLPGDGVGPEVTRQGVKVLHAVAERYGLAVELREALIGGCAYEAHGHPLPAETLTLAREADAILFGAEGGFQYETLPRGLRPGDALLTLRRELDLFANFRPVVTWPELADATTLKPEVVEGVDLTILRELTSDLYFGEPRGIDVLADGSRRGVNTMSYTEAEIRRIAHAGFRAARARRGKLCSVDKANVLETMELWREIVTEVGSEYPDVQLSHLYVDAAAMMLVRAPKTFDVIVTANLFGDILSDEASMLVGSIGMLPSASLNASGKGLFEPVHGCAPDIAGKDIANPLATILSVAMMLRLSFGHESAAATVEGAVRKTLAEGYRTFDIAAPGEAAIGTEEMGDRVLRAFSVGS
- a CDS encoding SDR family oxidoreductase, encoding MALNLFDLTGRRALVTGSSQGIGLALARGLSEAGAEVVLNGRDEAKLAAAASTVAGSRTLAFDVADHAASRTAVDRFEAEIGPIDILVNNAGMQHRAPLEDFPADAFQRLLQTNIASVFNVGQACARHMIGRRAGKIINIASVQTALARPSIAPYTATKGAVGNLTKGMATDWAKHGLQVNAIAPGYFDTPLNAALVSDPAFSAWLEKRTPAGRWGKVEELIGACIFLASAASSFVNGHVLYVDGGITASL
- a CDS encoding ornithine cyclodeaminase family protein, encoding MLRFFSAAEVEAGLDYPRLIDVLSEAFRRDGETMPVRQSYEVGASGAPGHLLLMPAWQRGQALGVKFVTVFPENASRGLGAVSSLYVLLDGTTGQPRAMIDGEALTNRRTAAASALASRHLSREDAHTLLVVGTGRIAACLPAAHRVVRPIKRVLVWGRNPERALTLAGVFSRQGFEAQAVADLPEAVAQADIVSCATTSTQPLVMGQHLRTGTHLDLVGSFTPRMRESDDEAVCRSRVFVDTYGGALAEAGDLLQPMSAGRWQAHEVCGDLHELTRGARPGRIDKDEITLFKSVGAAIEDLAAASLLVGSPLGESFGQHNTFGVSHNKTTI
- a CDS encoding NAD(P)-dependent oxidoreductase — its product is MSRSVALIGAGAMGGAIGTRLAETNTRLLVFDLDPAKVAVLVEKGATAATSAASAAADADAVILSLNSLRIVRAAIFGPAGVAEGARKGTLIIDMSSIDPEATRALAADAAAAGLRWVDCPLSGGAPKALSGQLTCMAGGEPADVEEAGAVLAEVASNFTHMGPSGAGQTTKLINQVLCGLNFLAVAEATALAEAAGVDAAKIPEALRGGRADSAILQEYMPRFASRDYRPTGRIDNMVKDLNGAQDLARQTGIAMPMTVVCAEIHRLLTAVGCGAMDQAALMEFWSRRTPSP
- a CDS encoding 2-hydroxyacid dehydrogenase, producing the protein MSKPEVLQMGPYPEWDQVPLDAAYVMRRYFETSDKSALLAEVGARVRAIATRGELGASAELIAACPNLEIISVYGVGFDAVHLDSCRARSIRVTNTPDVLTKDVADLAIAMMLAQWRGVNGAERWVRDGSWATKGLYPLRTRAWGKRAGVLGLGRIGFEVARRLTGFDMDIAYTDIEPKSYGKDWTFVPDPVALAERSDVLFVTLAATAAARHIVGRTVLEALGPDGLVVNVSRASNIDEEALIEALANGKLGAAALDVFDGEPKLNPKFLSLPNVLLQPHHASGTVETRKAMGQLMQDNLAAHFAGRPLPTPVL
- a CDS encoding SMP-30/gluconolactonase/LRE family protein, translated to MSTYEILDRRFQALIIGHAKLDRLWTGSRWAEGPVYLPAAKSLLWSDIPNDRVLRFDETDGSVSVFESPCGYHNGHTRDALGRVIACEHGGRRISRLEPDGRWVGLVDRFEGRRFNSPNDVVVKSDGTIWFSDPTYGIDSEYEGHAGASEIGASNVYRFDPTTGALSAVVTDMVRPNGLAFSPDERLLYVAETGATHVPDVPAVIRVYDVAPTGATVGDGRVFATSPAGFFDGFRLDRNGNIWTSTADAIAIYAPDGTLIGRIPVPEIVSNLTFGGSKRNRLYITAQTSLYAIFVNAHGLA